The following are encoded together in the Drosophila sechellia strain sech25 chromosome 3R, ASM438219v1, whole genome shotgun sequence genome:
- the LOC6607743 gene encoding uncharacterized protein LOC6607743 gives MSTRKKMGSCSNAIEKGNSPIGNCWPTILALLIAANLVDTLKTGESIQLATGSQPSLSINNADDSSLEQLIEMRLNESASASVQNSQSASQELLSRKRRYLVFPEGSSFQMVYDEIVGVVDHTNYLILGITVALAWELPSKPPSEELDDLLTKLEDGTLDISRNDTVSNITYVDVDADASTATTSRPADYKPNYINLSSYGSSSSSSGSNSYYSQSPVFRTPMHPSHRYADSYYSSRPKGGRRKDNHYYYSRPGVSSSSSNPFAKWTRPYSHTQNSRYPYWALNSRLKDRYYGYKSQQAAPPAAQRRQDSTTTTSAPTTSRPTRRPAPRHHRIYPVFGKRSIPDAANPHKRQRRSGVATEHEDKMSRLEQLQIKHHRRSRQSLYERIEKYLDKRGHHGHHCVLRTLCETGQKSTEEEPGTFVGELMRAVFTLPEAMDNETVAYRDTHYDKAHASKADCAALYPECKQSMWQAQFIQ, from the exons ATGTCGACACGGAAAAAGATGGGGAGCTGCTCCAATGCCATCGAGAAGGGAAATTCCCCAATAGGTAATTGCTGGCCGACCATCCTGGCGCTTCTCATCGCGGCCAACTTGGTCGACACACTGAAGACCGGGGAATCCATCCAGTTGGCAACCGGGAGCCAGCCATCACTGAGCATAAACAATGCGGACGACAGCAGCCTGGAGCAGCTCATCGAGATGCGGCTGAATGAGTCTGCGTCCGCATCCGTCCAGaacagccagtcagccagccaggAGCTGTTGTCCCGGAAACGACGTTATTTGGTATTTCCGGAGGGCAGCTCCTTTCAGATGG TGTACGATGAGATTGTGGGAGTGGTGGACCACACGAACTACTTGATTCTGGGCATTACGGTGGCCCTGGCCTGGGAGTTGCCCAGCAAACCGCCCAGCGAGGAGCTGGACGATCTGCTGACCAAGTTGGAGGACGGCACATTAGACATCAGTCGCAACGACACCGTGTCGAACATAACCTATGTGGATGTTGATGCAGATGCCTCGACGGCCACGACGAGCAGGCCGGCGGACTACAAGCCCAACTACATCAATTTGTCGAGTTacggctcctcctcctcctcgagtGGCAGCAACTCCTACTACAGCCAGTCGCCCGTTTTCCGCACTCCGATGCATCCGTCGCATCGATATGCGGATAGTTATTACTCCTCACGTCCAAAGGGGGGCAGGCGGAAGGACAATCACTACTACTACAGTCGGCCCGGGgtcagctccagctccagcaaTCCATTCGCCAAGTGGACGAGACCCTACTCTCACACGCAGAACTCACGCTATCCCTACTGGGCTCTAAACTCAAG ACTCAAAGATAGATACTACGGCTACAAAAGTCAACAGGCAGCACCGCCGGCGGCGCAGCGACGACAGgacagcaccaccaccaccagcgcACCCACCACCAGTCgacccactcgaaggccagcTCCTCGACATCATCGCATATATCCGGTGTTTGGCAAGCGCAGCATTCCGGATGCAGCCAATCCGCATAAACGCCAGCGACGCAGTGGAGTGGCCACTGAGCACGAGGACAAGATGAGCCGCCTGGAGCAACTACAGATCAAGCACCATCGCAGAAGCAGACAGTCCTTGTACGAACGAATCGAGAAGTATCTGGACAA ACGAGGTCACCATGGCCACCACTGCGTATTGCGAACCCTCTGCGAGACGGGGCAGAAATCGACGGAGGAGGAGCCCGGCACCTTCGTAGGCGAACTGATGCGTGCGGTGTTCACTCTTCCGGAAGCCATGGACAACGAAACGGTTGCCTATCGCGACACCCACTACGACAAAGCACACGCCTCCAAGGCGGACTGTGCCGCCCTCTATCCGGAGTGCAAGCAGTCCATGTGGCAGGCCCAGTTTATACAATAA
- the LOC6607742 gene encoding uncharacterized protein LOC6607742: MRVDLLILLCFELIHLTLGQVDSNHTELNHVFDRVFSRRKRFVLFPPGSNLKFTGQLSKGLISAYPKGVNMNIEQACYYPVPSKREDVYPKRYRQRTTTTEKPKTTTEPTYVWIPGTNWRFKATPLKKPMPMKLHQRIDVRPQKPSYVDPAKWAHWSKYGNRYENWSPANHNYEKYRQPGRWSKWTTQSPKWSKRWYRSADGEYYDPEVEPYEDVRSQPIYDPYDPDMTPHGVAHYPELAHLKDMRHYNGHRDRRQLFEHFDGFSKLLGIDAKACVLRAICDSKRLLLPRGYSMIQDIVRLVFTLPTASGVEDDYSRIMQMDADGCDRQFRDSCKLNLLAWLMGGKWN, translated from the exons ATGCGTGTCGATCTGTTGATCCTCCTTTGTTTCGAGCTTATTCACTTGACTTTAGGTCAAGTGGATTCAAACCACACGGAGTTAAATCATGTGTTTGATAGAGTCTTTTCCCGTCGAAAGCGTTTCGTGTTATTTCCTCCGGGATCAAATTTGAAGTTTACAGGTCAACTGAGTAAAGGTCTAATCTCTGCTTATCCCAAAGGAGTGAATATGAATATCGAGCAGGCTTGTTATTATCCCGTTCCCTCGAAACGCGAAGATGTCTATCCAAAACGATATCGTCAGAGAACAACGACCACGGAGAAACCAAAGACAACTACGGAACCCACCTATGTTTGGATACCCGGAACAAACTGGAGGTTTAAGGCCACCCCTCTGAAGAAACCCATGCCAATGAAACTACACCAACGCATCGATGTGAGGCCACAAAAACCATCCTACGTAGATCCTGCCAAGTGGGCACATTGGTCCAAATATGGTAACCGTTACGAGAACTGGTCGCCAGCGAATCACAATTACGAGAAGTACAGGCAACCTGGCAGATGGAGCAAGTGGACCACGCAGTCGCCCAAGTGGTCAAAACGCTGGTATAGATCTGCGGATGGCGAGTACTATGATCCCGAGGTGGAACCCTATGAGGATGTGCGGTCTCAGCCGATTTATGATCCCTACGATCCCGACATGACACCGCATGGAGTAGCTCACTATCCTGAATTGGCGCATCTCAAGGATATGCGGCATTACAACGGACATCGCGATCGCAGGCAGCTTTTTGAGCACTTTGATGGTTTCAGTAAGCT TTTGGGCATCGATGCTAAAGCCTGTGTTTTGAGAGCCATCTGTGATAGCAAACGCCTGCTTCTGCCGCGTGGATATTCGATGATTCAGGATATTGTGAGACTTGTGTTTAC ACTACCAACCGCATCCGGAGTAGAGGATGACTATTCCCGTATAATGCAAATGGATGCGGACGGCTGTGACCGTCAGTTTCGCGACTCGTGTAAGCTGAACTTACTGGCCTGGCTAATGGGTGGAAAGTGGAACTGA
- the LOC6607740 gene encoding uncharacterized protein LOC6607740, whose amino-acid sequence MYLTGVYFMGALLSLWSILTPIQAEIPLLFPASSVYQITSSLSVPVVIPDRKLFWDWGLQMNYALPAQPSSFYAATIWPDEFSRRGKRHLWNETAKYLPEGVSTMHPSDFTAGELYESLENILIQYGFDESCLLRSICELARHPFKDMENNMLTALLTFTLTPSLHEAFAPGENVYREIYEHAEEQGFLGMDCGHLYSNCPVDFLSGISSLLS is encoded by the exons ATGTATCTCACAGGCGTCTACTTCATGGGAGCTCTGCTATCGCTATGGAGCATTCTCACACCCATCCAGGCTGAGATCCCACTGCTCTTTCCGGCATCTTCTGTTTACCAGATCACCTCATCGCTGTCGGTGCCCGTGGTCATTCCGGATCGCAAACTCTTCTGGGATTGGGGTCTTCAGATGAACTATGCCCTGCCGGCTCAACCTTCCTCCTTCTACGCAGCCACCATTTGGCCAGATGAGTTTTCTCGGCGGGGAAAGCGTCACTTGTGGAATGAGACCGCAAAGTATCTGCCAGAAGGTGTGTCCACAATGCATCCGAGTGACTTCACGGCCGGGGAGCTGTACGAGAGCCTGGAGAATATACTCATCCAGTATGGTTTCGATGAGTCCTGCCTGCTGCGCAGTATTTGTGAATTGGCACGACATCCTTTCAAGGATATGGAAAACAATATGCTCACCGCCCTGCTGACTTTTACCCTGAC TCCCTCTTTGCATGAGGCTTTCGCACCTGGGGAAAATGTTTACCGGGAAATTTACGAACATGCCGAAGAACAAGGATTCCTTGGAATGGATTGTGGCCATCTGTATTCCAACTGCCCCGTGGACTTTCTCAGTGGCATCAGCAGCCTGTTAAGCTAG
- the LOC6607745 gene encoding uncharacterized protein LOC6607745 — translation MHSSGKQFQPNPSSVLLLFVLAASAVGDGNYRNASHGLSLSRTKRLAIFNGQGTNKIVAGLAFPIKQADTVQSVWGFVNYQAQYVPSPVPIYWWSFWNTSTFLSTAREWRRGIQSRVFQDETRVWLYDVVETGLERLGDRNAGACLLKSICEVSQRPFMHNSIFGEILNAVLVPSLDNVPEKYLHARNAGRAGANCRKTYSDCSKEFWNKLMQMARITI, via the exons ATGCACTCCAGTGGCAAACAGTTCCAGCCGAATCCATCCTCCGTCCTGCTGCTGTTCGTCCTTGCTGCGAGTGCTGTCGGAGATGGGAATTATAGAAATGCTAGCCATGGGCTGAGCCTCAGTCGCACCAAACGCTTGGCCATTTTCAATGGCCAGGGCACAAACAAG ATAGTCGCTGGCTTGGCGTTTCCCATCAAGCAGGCGGATACGGTGCAGTCGGTTTGGGGATTCGTCAACTACCAGGCGCAATACGTGCCATCGCCTGTCCCAATTTACTGGTGGAGCTTCTGGAACACCTCGACATTTCTGTCCACCGCCAGAGAGTGGAGGAGAGGCATCCAGAGCAGGGTTTTCCAGGACGAGACCCGAGTTTGGCTGTACGATGTCGTGGAGACGGGCTTGGAGCG GCTCGGAGATCGGAATGCAGGTGCCTGCCTGCTCAAAAGTATCTGTGAGGTATCCCAACGTCCCTTTATGCACAACAGCATTTTCGGCGAGATACTGAATGCAGTGCTGGT TCCATCCCTGGATAATGTGCCTGAAAAGTATCTGCATGCCCGGAATGCCGGAAGAGCTGGTGCCAATTGCCGGAAAACTTACAGTGACTGCAGCAAGGAGTTCTGGAATAAACTCATGCAAATGGCCAGGATAACTATCTAA
- the LOC6607737 gene encoding uncharacterized protein LOC6607737: MALSVYSSRALFRPSAMIFGAVNSCVRFASGCDKKGPSRCPKVLTKFPCGKPNLQAPPKKKRKIVKAQSMWLNPFCDPDDTACPFNPRFDDIYYVESDKAKRKYWQTWVACPPIQIKPKKICCFAKAKPAPIKRRKPSAKPSTACPQPCPDPSEDLCPRLPRRCHRDGRRPPSCRRERGPLPCVKPRTPYPSFSECRRLKPDAPPLKECNCLAKPLLCEIWAEFRRRATAKK, translated from the coding sequence ATGGCACTGAGTGTTTATTCCTCCCGAGCACTGTTCCGCCCAAGCGCGATGATTTTTGGTGCGGTTAACAGCTGTGTGCGATTTGCGTCTGGCTGTGATAAGAAGGGGCCGAGCCGGTGCCCCAAGGTGTTGACCAAGTTCCCCTGCGGCAAGCCCAATCTGCAGGCTCCGCCcaagaagaagaggaagatCGTCAAGGCACAGTCCATGTGGCTGAATCCATTCTGTGATCCCGACGACACAGCCTGTCCGTTCAATCCGCGCTTCGACGATATCTACTACGTCGAGTCGGACAAGGCCAAGCGGAAGTACTGGCAGACATGGGTGGCCTGCCCGCCCATCCAGATCAAGCCCAAGAAGATTTGCTGTTTCGCCAAGGCCAAACCGGCTCCTATTAAGCGGCGCAAGCCATCGGCGAAGCCATCGACCGCCTGCCCGCAGCCTTGTCCGGATCCGTCGGAGGATCTGTGTCCCCGTCTGCCCCGTCGCTGCCATCGCGATGGTCGCCGACCACCCTCGTGCAGAAGGGAACGGGGACCCCTGCCGTGTGTAAAGCCCCGGACGCCATATCCATCTTTCTCAGAGTGCCGACGTCTCAAGCCCGACGCCCCGCCACTCAAGGAGTGCAATTGTCTGGCGAAACCGCTGCTCTGTGAGATTTGGGCCGAGTTCCGACGACGAGCCACTGCCAAGAAGTAG
- the LOC6607735 gene encoding uncharacterized protein LOC6607735 translates to MVNIHGGTRMMVNRCIELLRARIECASTRHIARRYQRPRVGSPYLPDDQILREREKADVYKKNKRRSMWEQDDGHGGRISVGDDQERFDNEQYHPRELEKRNYECTWVNFPDSVATKQNRRRDFLETMDNEAPRRRRTQGDRPSTAKPCDDEARAFINQWDTNAAMIQRNKFARATDCCPPPIVSLRLSNAYSTRKRQFLF, encoded by the exons ATGGTTAACATCCACGGTGGCACGCGGATGATGGTGAACCGCTGCATCGAGCTCCTCCGTGCGCGGATCGAATGCGCCTCCACGCGTCACATCGCCAGGCGGTACCAGCGCCCCAGGGTGGGCAGCCCATACCTGCCCGACGATCAGATACTCAGGGAGCGGGAGAAGGCGGATGTGTACAAGAAGAACAAGCGACGCTCCATGTGGGAGCAGGACGATGGCCACGGCGGACGCATCTCCGTCGGGGACGATCAGGAACGCTTCGATAACGAGCAGTACCATCCGCGCGAACTGGAGAAGCGCAACTACGAGTGCACCTGGGTCAATTTCCCGGACAGCGTGGCGACCAAGCAAAACCGCAGACGGGACTTCCTGGAAACGATGGATAATGAGGCTCCTCGACGTCGTCGAACCCAG GGAGACAGACCGAGTACGGCAAAACCATGTGACGACGAGGCCCGTGCCTTTATCAACCAATGGGACACCAATGCGGCGATGATCCAGCGCAACAAATTTGCTCGTGCCACTGATTGCTGTCCACCACCTATAGTATCTCTCCGGTTGTCAAACGCCTACAGCACCCGAAAACGTCAGTTCTTATTCTAA
- the LOC6607736 gene encoding uncharacterized protein LOC6607736 — protein sequence MRSTILVLLWIGAIRASFGNQTHLVGSSLENRILSRRVRALVFPDKASLLLTAALTKLILGGRPSGLQYSLEFDMYVPVPDTIEGWQPKILKKMKPKPMPMSMPKRRYDWSYSKRLESYYPYYAKPHRNAHYDSPGISRRVPFYQTTLRDSFSQAPWHLSSPTNRRKEFYESRPTLNRASFYHSPWSLSANQRNSYPPEEEVYESWDQVPSWKLHRGYRERREIFDQLEAMGKVFQLDLRSCIKRAMCELRAKLIAGQDQGFLMEDLMRIVLTVPEEVADDKYRHRMDSQDCARFYAPSCPYNVLDFLTQSGAKL from the exons ATGAGGTCTACGATTTTGGTACTTCTGTGGATCGGAGCCATTAGGGCGTCTTTTGGGAATCAAACCCATCTGGTGGGCTCCTCTTTGGAGAATCGCATTCTATCGCGACGGGTGCGTGCTTTGGTATTTCCCGATAAGGCTTCCCTTCTCCTGACCGCCGCCCTAACCAAACTCATTTTGGGCGGACGACCAAGTGGCCTTCAGTACAGCTTGGAGTTTGATATGTACGTTCCGGTTCCCGACACCATTGAGGGTTGGCAGCCCAAGATCCTGAAGAAGATGAAGCCAAAGCCCATGCCAATGTCAATGCCAAAACGCCGATATGATTGGTCATATAGCAAAAGACTTGAAAGCTATTATCCATACTATGCGAAGCCACATAGAAATGCTCATTACGATAG TCCCGGCATTAGCCGTAGAGTTCCATTCTACCAAACAACATTGAG GGATTCATTTTCCCAAGCTCCATGGCATTTATCCTCGCCCACTAATCGCAGGAAAGAGTTCTATGAATCGAG ACCCACATTGAATAGAGCCTCATTCTATCACAGCCCATGGAGTTTGTCTGCAAATCAGAGAAACTCATATCCACCGGAGGAAGAAGTTTATGAGTCCTGGGATCAAGTGCCTAGTTGGAAGTTACATCGTGGATACAGAGAACGCAGAGAGATTTTCGATCAGCTTGAGGCCATGGGAAAAGT ttttcagTTGGACCTAAGGTCCTGTATCAAGAGAGCCATGTGTGAACTAAGAGCCAAGTTAATCGCCGGCCAAGATCAGGGTTTCCTCATGGAGGATCTAATGCGAATTGTGCTGAC AGTACCCGAAGAGGTGGCCGACGATAAGTACAGGCATCGCATGGACAGCCAGGACTGTGCGCGATTTTACGCCCCAAGTTGTCCCTACAATGTTCTAGACTTCCTTACCCAAAGTGGTGCCAAATTGTAA
- the LOC6607739 gene encoding uncharacterized protein LOC6607739, whose translation MYRSKLQNVGDFGQVILLLITLIRPIHGLLLFPTSTVLQLTSSVSIPADLNTRTKVFTDMGFQMNYNLPPTVSAFYNATIWADELSRRQKRQLDNSLVSNLQQWDLEGGMHPGDFTAGQLYKGIENMLETYGFHRSCLLRSVCELALHPFAEDHFYGMITQVITFLLTPSQHEGFSEDEQHYRDRYEKAEKIGFLGGRCHLSYPRCQADIINLATRLVR comes from the exons ATGTATCGCTCAAAGCTGCAGAACGTCGGAGATTTCGGCCAGGTCATCCTGCTGCTGATCACCCTGATTCGACCCATTCATGGACTTCTGCTTTTTCCCACCTCAACGGTGCTTCAGCTGACCTCATCTGTCTCCATTCCCGCCGACCTGAATACCCGCACTAAAGTATTCACGGACATGGGCTTTCAGATGAACTACAACCTGCCGCCCACGGTGTCCGCCTTCTACAATGCCACCATCTGGGCCGATGAGCTGTCCCGGAGACAAAAGCGCCAGTTGGACAACAGCCTGGTTTCTAATCTGCAGCAGTGGGATCTGGAGGGCGGCATGCATCCCGGCGATTTTACAGCCGGTCAACTGTACAAGGGTATAGAAAACATGCTTGAGACCTATGGTTTCCATAGATCATGTCTGCTCCGCAGTGTCTGCGAGCTGGCCCTGCATCCTTTCGCAGAGGACCACTTCTATGGAATGATCACCCAAGTTATAACCTTTCTGCTCAC ACCATCTCAACACGAGGGATTCTCCGAGGACGAGCAGCATTATCGTGATAGATACGAAAAAGCCGAGAAAATTGGCTTTCTCGGTGGTCGGTGTCATCTATCATATCCGAGATGTCAAGCAGATATCATAAACCTAGCCACCCGACTGGTCAgatga
- the LOC116801546 gene encoding uncharacterized protein LOC116801546 has product MVPKMKPNWLTTCILVIFLIHQSSSLLWPASSNLGLTLSVSTPIAELYPERRILIDWCFAISYNYPYNLTEFYSIPIWPGFANYKAKREVPQLELTDENFYTKYGHNNGNGMHPKDFSAGELYAFLEDTLAGYGFHETCLLRSVCELAQHPFDDNHQHLLSDIVTFVLSPSQHEGFRDDEDVYRKAYELAEQDGFLGRDCLRLYSHCKHDLLQLMSQVIFH; this is encoded by the exons ATGGTTCCCAaaatgaaaccaaattggCTAACTACGTGCATCCTAGTTATTTTTCTGATTCATCAATCGAGTTCTCTGCTATGGCCAGCATCTTCTAATTTGGGT CTGACACTTTCAGTGTCCACACCCATTGCTGAACTCTATCCAGAACGTCGTATTCTGATCGATTGGTGCTTCGCCATCTCCTACAACTATCCCTATAACCTGACTGAGTTTTATAGCATACCCATCTGGCCAGGATTCGCCAACTACAAAGCGAAGCGAGAGGTTCCCCAACTGGAACTGACGGATGAGAACTTCTATACGAAATATGGACATAATAATGGCAATGGTATGCATCCCAAGGATTTTTCGGCTGGAGAACTGTATGCCTTCCTTGAGGATACTTTAGCGGGATATGGATTCCATGAGACGTGCTTGCTAAGAAGTGTTTGCGAGTTGGCACAACACCCTTTTGATGACAACCATCAGCACTTGCTAAGCGACATAGTGACCTTCGTTTTGAG CCCCTCCCAACACGAAGGTTTTCGGGATGACGAAGACGTATACAGAAAGGCCTACGAACTGGCCGAGCAAGATGGATTCCTGGGTCGGGATTGCTTGAGATTATATTCCCACTGCAAACACGATCTATTACAGCTGATGAGTCAAGTTATATTTCACTAG
- the LOC6607738 gene encoding uncharacterized protein LOC6607738 → MVHRVLTWLLFLLSLLFTIDLVLSFTKNIYTSDDSFLRISRSINHPDEGGNSSLTSLSRSKRVAIYNGQGVVKVVPSLAYPLKQTDKNQSFWWFINVQGQWIPTTIPLYWWSFWNTTAFVSTAREWRKDMQAKVLHDEARTWVYNAIEVGMEQLDGAYGGVCLLRSICEISQKPFQNSNIFSEIVNAVLVPTLDNVASKYLHARDAGRGGADCERTYSDCNPLLWTLVTNMAKNPFQ, encoded by the exons ATGGTCCATAGAGTTCTGACCTGGCTTTTGTTTCTCCTCAGTTTGCTATTCACCATTGACTTGGTGCTGAGCTTCACAAAGAACATTTACACCTCAGACGACAGTTTTTTAAGGATTAGCAGAAGTATAAACCATCCAGATGAGGGCGGTAACAGCAGTCTTACTTCTTTGAGTCGATCCAAGCGTGTGGCCATCTACAATGGACAGGGCGTTGTCAAG GTCGTACCTAGCCTGGCGTATCCTCTAAAGCAGACGGACAAGAATCAGTCCTTTTGGTGGTTCATCAACGTGCAAGGCCAGTGGATACCCACCACCATTCCCCTGTACTGGTGGAGCTTTTGGAATACCACCGCTTTCGTGTCCACTGCTCGCGAGTGGCGCAAGGACATGCAGGCAAAGGTCCTGCACGACGAGGCGCGCACATGGGTCTACAATGCCATTGAAGTGGGCATGGAGCA ACTAGATGGTGCTTACGGCGGAGTTTGCCTGCTCAGAAGCATATGCGAAATATCGCAGAAACCCTTTCAGAACAGCAACATCTTCAGTGAGATCGTAAACGCAGTGCTGGT ACCCACCCTGGACAATGTGGCCAGTAAGTATTTACATGCCCGGGACGCGGGACGTGGTGGCGCCGACTGCGAGCGAACCTATAGCGATTGCAATCCGCTGCTCTGGACCCTCGTGACAAATATGGCCAAGAATCCGTTTCAGTGA
- the LOC6607744 gene encoding uncharacterized protein LOC6607744 has translation MGKTIKVIGCAGVGTLLILLLPFCLIQNYSAPSGNGHSNDSHTVVTTPAPAPAGPLESGRDAMLRLHRQKRYLLFPEGSSFQLVFDIIIPIIDYTNYAILGITCSVAWELPSKPPSELIENVLTRINDGTIGTVRRNGSVADPEPDPPSQPLPQPLTHSQNLELDNRGAATANWQAVHAPPANQPAYAANEHDSHSYYTNIQRIPAAYPYANANSNGQQRQAAIPANWHARQSPAEWQQRGEAAGADNWWTRNGQRVQQNWREKQRMWGPSKWDYAYSQRPREVLRAPPKHHIYPVFARRRRRRSLEQDAHFERLHLQQHLSSRQLLFGKIEGLYKSRRLNGTSCVLRALCESSQRQQHVLRGTNVVKPQSFIMELLSAIFQLPSSDDVEQPEELELMISPHYLEAHRQKGNCRQIYGDCNHTFWLD, from the exons ATGGGGAAAACAATCAAAGTAATTGGATGTGCTGGAGTCGGCACTCTGCTCATATTGCTGCTGCCTTTTTGCCTGATCCAAAATTATAGTGCACCAAGTGGTAATGGTCACTCGAATGACTCACACACAGTGGTCACCAcacctgctcctgctcccgctGGACCACTTGAATCTGGAAGGGATGCTATGTTGCGACTGCATCGCCAGAAACGGTACCTGCTCTTCCCCGAGGGCTCGTCCTTTCAGCTGGTGTTCGACATCATCATACCCATCATAGACTACACCAACTACGCCATCCTGGGCATCACCTGCTCCGTGGCCTGGGAGCTGCCCAGTAAGCCGCCCAGCGAGCTCATTGAAAACGTGCTCACGCGCATCAACGACGGCACCATCGGCACTGTCCGCCGGAACGGCAGCGTAGCCGATCCAGAGCCTGACCCTCCATCCCAGCCACTACCCCAACCCCTAACCCACTCGCAGAATCTGGAACTGGACAATCGAGGAGCAGCCACGGCTAATTGGCAGGCAGTGCACGCACCGCCGGCGAATCAACCGGCATATGCGGCCAATGAGCATGACTCCCACTCGTATTACACGAATATCCAGCGCATCCCGGCCGCTTACCCATATGCAAACGCAAATTCAAATGGACAGCAGCGCCAGGCGGCGATTCCTGCTAATTGGCATGCGCGACAGTCGCCCGCCGAGTGGCAGCAGAGGGGTGAGGCGGCGGGCGCGGACAACTGGTGGACACGGAATGGACAGCGAGTGCAGCAGAACTGGCGCGAAAAACAGCGCATGTGGGGTCCCTCGAAGTGGGA CTATGCCTATTCCCAGCGACCTCGAGAAGTGCTGCGAGCACCACCCAAACATCACATATATCCCGTTTTCGCCAGGCGGAGGCGGCGACGCAGTCTGGAGCAGGATGCCCACTTCGAGCGACTCCACCTGCAGCAGCATCTCAGCTCGAGGCAGCTGCTCTTTGGCAAAATCGAAGGCCTGTACAAGTC GCGACGACTCAATGGTACCTCCTGTGTGCTCCGAGCACTCTGCGAGTCCTCCCAAAGGCAACAGCATGTCCTTCGAGGGACGAATGTGGTCAAGCCACAAAGCTTTATAATGGAACTACTCTCGGCCATCTTCCAATTGCCCAGCAGCGATGACGTGGAGCAGCCGGAGGAACTGGAGCTAATGATTTCCCCTCATTATCTGGAGGCACATCGGCAGAAGGGCAACTGTCGGCAAATCTACGGCGACTGCAATCACACATTCTGGTTGGATTGA
- the LOC6607741 gene encoding uncharacterized protein LOC6607741, which produces MLRDKIFILLVLYAAFWPSLEAYQGKSKKTELKYVVPRVFSRRRRAVLFPPGSYVKFTCSFATGLLATYPKGITFVLEEAVYFPIPGAVEDIYPKKFRPKTTTKKPEKLPDSIIYIPGTDWRFKAQTLPKPKWRQPPPKTHRIDDDSYANPYKWQDWNQKQKWDTYQWKGSDPNKAKWSKWTTPSPKWESKWNQNKYSGAWQSQHYHGHRDRRSLFDRFAKLSSLIGIDVKSCILRTICDSKILLLPPGYSMLQDMLRVVFTLPRLDGLEDEYSRLMDKDADECAAELKSKCNMNLLIWLLSGRLE; this is translated from the exons ATGCTACGAGACAAGATCTTTATCTTGTTGGTGCTGTATGCcgctttttggccaagtttggAAGCATATCAGGGAAAATCCAAGAAAACAGAACTTAAATATGTAGTGCCCAGAGTTTTTTCGCGAAGAAGAAGAGCGGTCTTGTTTCCGCCGGGATCGTATGTAAAGTTCACCTGTTCCTTTGCTACTGGACTTCTGGCGACCTATCCCAAAGGTATAACTTTTGTTTTGGAAGAGGCTGTCTACTTTCCGATTCCCGGAGCTGTGGAGGATATCTACCCCAAGAAGTTTCGACCCAAGACCACGACTAAAAAACCGGAAAAGCTGCCCGATTCCATTATTTACATACCTGGCACAGATTGGCGTTTTAAGGCCCAGACTTTGCCCAAACCCAAATGGAGACAACCACCTCCGAAAACTCATCGCATCGATGATGATAGCTATGCCAATCCTTATAAGTGGCAAGATTGGAATCAGAAACAAAAATGGGACACTTACCAATGGAAAGGCAGTGATCCAAACAAGGCAAAGTGGTCGAAATGGACCACACCTTCCCCGAAGTGGGAATCCAAATGGAATCAGAACAAGTACAGTGGAGCATGGCAATCACAACATTACCATGGCCATCGCGATCGCAGATCACTGTTTGATCGGTTCGCCAAGCTCAGTTCATT GATTGGCATTGATGTCAAGTCCTGCATTTTGCGCACCATCTGTGATAGCAAGATATTACTGCTGCCACCTGGTTATTCCATGCTTCAGGACATGTTGCGAGTGGTATTCAC TCTGCCCCGTTTGGATGGCCTGGAAGATGAGTATAGTCGCCTAATGGACAAAGATGCCGATGAATGTGCAGCGGAGCTAAAGTCTAAGTGTAATATGAATTTATTGATTTGGCTGTTGAGTGGCAGACTTGAATAA